The following are encoded together in the Bradyrhizobium algeriense genome:
- the ffh gene encoding signal recognition particle protein, with translation MFDNLSEKLGGILDRLTGRGSLSEADVDAAMREVRRALLEADVSLDVVRGFTDRVREQAVGATVVKSVTPGQMVVKIVHDELIATLGSDGQTIDLNAVPPVAIMMVGLQGSGKTTTTAKLARRMTQRDKRKVLMASLDIYRPAAMEQLAVLGRDLDIPTLPIVAGQKPAQIAKRALEAGKLGGYDVVLLDTAGRTTLDEEMMSEAAEIKTTANPHEVLLVADSLTGQDAVNLARAFDQRVGLTGIVLTRVDGDGRGGAALSMRAVTGKPIKLIGTGEKTDALEDFHPSRIAGRILGMGDVVSLVERAAANIDAEKAARTAERMRKGQFDLTDMREQLLQMANMGGISGLMGMMPGVAKMKNQIAAAGIDDKILKRQVAIIDSMTRAERKNPDILKASRKKRIAAGAGQNVEQVNKLLKMHRNMADMMKAMGSGKRGPMAGIAQAMGFGGGMKPPSPEEMKALADKMQGGAGGGLPNLPKDLPVGLRQGLPNVPGLTGLSGKPTLPGLGGFPGKKK, from the coding sequence TTGTTCGACAATCTGTCGGAAAAGCTTGGTGGGATACTCGATCGGCTGACGGGCCGCGGTTCGCTGTCGGAGGCCGATGTCGACGCCGCGATGCGCGAGGTGCGCCGCGCGCTGCTGGAAGCCGACGTCTCGCTCGACGTGGTCAGAGGCTTCACCGACCGCGTCCGCGAGCAGGCGGTCGGCGCCACCGTCGTCAAGTCGGTGACGCCCGGCCAGATGGTGGTCAAGATTGTCCATGACGAACTGATCGCCACGCTTGGTTCCGACGGCCAGACCATCGACCTCAATGCGGTGCCGCCGGTCGCCATCATGATGGTCGGTCTGCAAGGCTCCGGCAAAACCACCACCACCGCAAAACTCGCCCGCCGCATGACCCAGCGCGACAAGCGCAAGGTGCTGATGGCCTCGCTCGACATCTACCGCCCGGCGGCGATGGAGCAATTGGCCGTGCTCGGCCGCGACCTCGATATTCCGACGCTGCCGATCGTGGCCGGCCAGAAGCCGGCGCAGATCGCCAAACGCGCCCTCGAAGCCGGCAAGCTCGGCGGCTATGACGTGGTGCTGCTCGACACCGCCGGCCGCACCACGCTCGACGAAGAGATGATGAGCGAAGCGGCCGAGATCAAAACCACGGCCAATCCGCATGAAGTGCTGCTGGTCGCGGATTCCCTGACCGGCCAGGACGCGGTCAATCTCGCGCGCGCCTTCGATCAGCGCGTCGGCCTCACCGGCATCGTACTGACGCGCGTCGACGGCGATGGCCGCGGCGGCGCCGCGCTGTCGATGCGCGCGGTCACCGGCAAGCCGATCAAACTGATCGGCACCGGCGAAAAAACCGACGCGCTGGAAGATTTTCATCCGAGCCGCATCGCCGGCCGCATCCTCGGCATGGGCGACGTGGTGTCGCTGGTCGAACGCGCGGCGGCGAATATCGACGCCGAAAAGGCCGCGCGCACCGCCGAGCGGATGCGCAAGGGCCAGTTCGACCTGACCGATATGCGCGAGCAGTTGCTGCAGATGGCGAACATGGGCGGCATCAGCGGGTTGATGGGCATGATGCCCGGCGTTGCCAAGATGAAGAACCAGATCGCCGCCGCCGGGATCGACGACAAGATTTTGAAGCGCCAGGTCGCGATCATCGATTCGATGACGCGGGCCGAACGCAAGAACCCCGACATCCTGAAAGCCAGCCGCAAGAAGCGCATTGCCGCCGGCGCCGGCCAGAATGTCGAGCAGGTCAACAAGCTCCTGAAGATGCACCGGAACATGGCCGACATGATGAAGGCCATGGGTTCGGGCAAGCGCGGCCCGATGGCCGGCATCGCGCAGGCGATGGGCTTTGGCGGCGGCATGAAGCCGCCCTCGCCGGAAGAGATGAAGGCGCTGGCCGACAAGATGCAGGGCGGCGCCGGAGGCGGCCTGCCGAATTTGCCGAAGGATCTTCCGGTCGGCCTGCGTCAGGGACTGCCGAATGTGCCGGGCCTTACAGGCCTCAGCGGCAAGCCGACCTTGCCGGGCCTCGGCGGCTTTCCCGGGAAGAAGAAATGA
- a CDS encoding MBL fold metallo-hydrolase — MPITRRRVFTVLAGAAAAIGAPSIWISNMKTYDGPVSDHFDGTRFFDPDGAPPKSLAEVLRWQFGTDRKRASWPDWVPNAHSDTPPPRVGGDKVRLSYVGHVTWLIQTRDLNILIDPVWSMRASPVSFAGPRRHNDPGIAFDALPKIDVVLVSHGHYDHLDIATLSKLAEKFSPRVITPLGNDVTMRDTDSAIKAEGFDWQDRVELGNGIAVTLVPTRHWSARGLFDRNKALWASFVLETPAGKLYIVCDSGYGEGKHFRRVAEKHGPLRLAILPIGAYEPRWFMKDQHMNPSDAVKALADCGAQEALAHHHGTFQLTDEAIDEPVNALADALKEAKIPPERFAALKPGQVVEI, encoded by the coding sequence GTGCCCATCACCCGCCGCCGTGTCTTTACAGTGCTTGCTGGCGCCGCCGCAGCCATCGGTGCGCCCTCGATCTGGATCAGCAATATGAAGACCTATGACGGCCCCGTTTCCGATCATTTCGACGGAACCCGCTTCTTCGATCCCGATGGCGCGCCGCCGAAATCATTGGCCGAGGTGCTGCGCTGGCAGTTCGGCACCGATCGCAAACGCGCGAGCTGGCCGGATTGGGTGCCGAATGCGCACAGCGATACGCCGCCGCCGCGCGTCGGCGGTGACAAGGTGCGGCTGTCCTATGTCGGCCACGTCACCTGGCTGATCCAGACCCGGGATCTGAACATCCTCATCGATCCCGTGTGGTCGATGCGGGCCTCGCCGGTTTCCTTTGCCGGGCCGCGGCGGCACAACGATCCCGGCATCGCCTTCGACGCGCTGCCCAAGATCGACGTCGTGCTGGTCTCGCACGGTCATTACGACCATCTCGACATCGCGACGCTGTCGAAGCTCGCAGAAAAGTTTTCGCCGCGCGTGATCACGCCGCTCGGCAACGACGTCACCATGCGTGATACGGACAGCGCGATCAAAGCCGAGGGATTCGACTGGCAGGATCGCGTCGAACTCGGCAACGGCATCGCGGTGACGCTGGTGCCGACGCGGCACTGGTCGGCGCGCGGATTGTTCGATCGCAACAAGGCGCTGTGGGCGAGTTTTGTGCTGGAGACGCCCGCGGGGAAACTCTACATCGTCTGCGACTCTGGTTACGGCGAGGGCAAGCATTTCCGCCGCGTCGCCGAGAAGCACGGGCCGCTGCGGCTGGCGATATTGCCGATCGGCGCCTATGAGCCGCGCTGGTTCATGAAGGACCAGCACATGAATCCGTCCGATGCGGTGAAGGCGCTCGCCGATTGCGGCGCGCAAGAAGCGCTGGCGCATCATCACGGCACGTTCCAGCTGACGGATGAAGCGATCGACGAGCCGGTCAATGCGCTGGCCGATGCGCTCAAGGAGGCGAAGATTCCGCCCGAGCGGTTCGCGGCGCTGAAGCCGGGGCAGGTGGTGGAGATTTAA
- a CDS encoding winged helix-turn-helix domain-containing tetratricopeptide repeat protein has translation MRFILVDHILDTDLRELHRGPESIEVEPQVLDLLIYLIQNRDRVVTKDDLIASVWRGRSASDTTLTSRIYAARRAIGDNGRDQKLIRTIARKGLRFIGEVRTQADQAPHAIDSPPDAAGKLSQPAPPLPDRPAIAVLPFSNMSGDPEQDYFSDGISEDIIAALSKLRWFFVIARNSSFVYKGRAVHLKQVGKDLGVGYVLEGSVRKSGGRVRITAQLNDVANGSHVWAERYDRDVADIFAVQDEITEAIVAAIEPQLYAAENFRARRKPPGNLDAWDLVMRGLSYYWRVTQQDHAIAQDLLQKAIGIDPNNGQALGVLGASYTFGAHMGWVELKDIVPIAESTALAAIRADSEDAWAHFALGAVYLITRRFDDSLAEFELALRLNPNFSQVQNYYAAGLGFCGRWQEGVEAARRAIRLSPRDPFLALYYGSACMAQYIGRNYDEALQMARTAVRLRSDYAAAHRVLTAAAGMTASPEIATAALQELRRAQPSVSLAWVRDHVPIQHAADLEHYLEGLRRAGLD, from the coding sequence GTGCGATTCATTCTTGTCGATCACATCCTCGATACTGATCTTCGCGAATTACACCGCGGACCGGAATCGATTGAGGTCGAACCGCAAGTGCTCGATCTGCTGATTTACCTGATCCAGAATCGCGATCGCGTCGTCACCAAGGATGACCTCATCGCATCTGTCTGGCGCGGACGCAGCGCATCGGACACGACGCTGACAAGCCGCATCTACGCGGCGCGAAGGGCAATCGGCGACAACGGCCGCGATCAGAAGCTGATCCGCACCATCGCGCGCAAGGGTCTCCGCTTCATTGGCGAGGTACGCACACAAGCAGACCAGGCGCCCCACGCAATCGATTCGCCTCCGGATGCAGCGGGCAAGCTCTCGCAACCCGCTCCGCCGCTTCCTGATCGTCCTGCCATCGCCGTGCTGCCCTTCAGCAACATGAGCGGTGATCCGGAGCAGGATTATTTTTCCGACGGCATCAGTGAAGATATCATCGCCGCGCTATCGAAGCTGCGCTGGTTCTTCGTCATCGCGCGCAACTCTTCGTTCGTCTACAAGGGCAGGGCCGTCCATTTGAAGCAAGTGGGCAAGGATCTTGGCGTCGGCTATGTGCTCGAAGGCAGCGTGCGCAAAAGCGGCGGGCGCGTACGTATTACCGCGCAGCTCAACGACGTCGCCAACGGAAGCCACGTTTGGGCGGAACGTTACGACCGCGACGTCGCCGATATATTCGCTGTGCAGGACGAGATCACTGAGGCGATTGTCGCTGCGATCGAGCCGCAGCTCTACGCAGCCGAGAATTTTCGTGCCCGGCGCAAGCCGCCTGGCAACCTCGACGCCTGGGACCTGGTGATGCGCGGGCTTTCTTATTACTGGCGCGTGACGCAGCAGGATCACGCCATCGCGCAAGATCTGTTGCAGAAGGCGATTGGCATCGATCCCAACAACGGGCAGGCGCTCGGCGTGCTCGGCGCCAGTTATACATTCGGCGCCCACATGGGATGGGTCGAGTTAAAGGACATCGTGCCAATCGCCGAAAGTACGGCGCTGGCGGCGATCCGGGCCGACAGCGAGGACGCATGGGCGCATTTTGCGCTCGGCGCGGTCTATCTGATCACGCGACGCTTCGACGATTCGCTGGCCGAATTCGAACTGGCGCTGCGCCTCAATCCGAATTTTTCGCAGGTCCAAAACTATTATGCCGCCGGATTGGGATTTTGCGGCCGCTGGCAAGAAGGCGTCGAGGCGGCCCGCCGCGCGATCCGGCTCAGCCCGCGCGATCCGTTCCTGGCGCTTTACTACGGCTCTGCCTGCATGGCCCAATATATCGGACGCAATTACGACGAGGCGTTGCAGATGGCGCGGACCGCCGTCCGCCTCCGCAGCGATTACGCCGCCGCCCACCGTGTGCTGACCGCTGCCGCCGGCATGACCGCGTCTCCGGAGATCGCCACTGCTGCGCTCCAGGAATTGCGTCGCGCGCAGCCCAGTGTTTCGCTCGCCTGGGTCAGGGATCACGTGCCGATCCAGCACGCGGCCGACCTCGAACATTATCTGGAAGGTCTTCGGCGGGCCGGTCTGGACTAG
- a CDS encoding calcium-binding protein, with amino-acid sequence MAIKASFSPNGFLSVFGDVATNSVKLSRDAAGNILVNGGTVPITGGKATVANTIKIQVFGLDGNDTLTIDEANGAMPAAEMFGGAGNDTLTGGSGNDQLFGQNGNDILLGKGGSDLLFGGAGNDTLTGGDADDQIFGGAGDDRMIWNPGDDSDLLEGGDGTDTAEVNGGNGAETFTITANGTRVRFDRITPAPFFLDIGTTENIVVNANGGDDVITAGNGLAVHVKLTLDGGAGNDTITGSDGADMLIGGDGNDLIIGGRGNDTAMLGAGDDTFVWNPGDGNDTVEGQDGTDTLQFNGANIAENINITANGARGRFTRDVANITMDTNGVERVNFAALGGADNITVGDLSNTGIKQVALDLSATLGSGTGDGAADQVTVTGTGCNDQIQVVAGAGSSVTVSGLAAQVSITGVESANDVLTVNAGAGNDVINAQTASIKLVIDGGAGNDTITGGRGADTFIGGTGNDTVVWNPGEGSDVVEGGTGTDTLVFNGSNAGELMDISANGGRTRLIRDVGGIVMDLNAVEKIQLNALGSADTITVNDLAGTGVTQVAIDLGATPGAPGGDSQPDTVIVNGTVGNNAISVVKSGGSLVVNGLAEQVTIANAEAGDALVINGGQGNDTIDASTIAAGAVKLTLNGGVGDDVIKGSAGDDLVFGGSGNDTALLGAGNDTFVWNPGDGNDTVEGQAGMDTLLFNGANISENIDISANGSRARLTRNVAGIVMDLNGVENIQLNTLAGVDLITVNDLTGTNVTQVNLDLGGNDGAEDTVVINATNSDDVITVTNNNGVITVSGLAEDVTIKGFEANDRIVINGLGGDDIIEASGMGTGILLTANGGDGDDVLVGGPGNDILTGGAGDDVLLGGAGQDVLDGGPGDNIVIQDSGFSFLPPAAPAESASMSDAASAALLGQFMASSFVTAGEGHGEMPIADPQAGQQPALAMPQHA; translated from the coding sequence ATGGCTATCAAGGCGTCATTTTCTCCCAACGGCTTTCTCTCGGTCTTCGGCGACGTAGCCACCAACAGCGTTAAATTAAGTCGCGATGCGGCAGGTAACATTCTCGTCAACGGCGGTACTGTCCCGATCACGGGAGGTAAAGCAACCGTCGCCAACACCATCAAAATCCAGGTGTTCGGTCTCGACGGCAACGACACGCTCACGATCGACGAAGCCAACGGCGCAATGCCTGCTGCCGAGATGTTCGGTGGCGCTGGCAACGACACGCTCACCGGCGGCTCGGGCAACGACCAGCTGTTCGGCCAGAATGGCAACGACATCCTGCTCGGCAAGGGCGGCAGCGACCTGCTGTTCGGCGGCGCCGGCAACGATACGCTCACCGGCGGCGACGCGGACGACCAGATATTCGGCGGTGCCGGCGACGATCGCATGATCTGGAATCCGGGCGACGACAGCGACCTGCTCGAAGGCGGCGACGGCACCGATACTGCCGAGGTCAATGGCGGCAACGGCGCCGAAACGTTCACGATCACCGCCAACGGTACCCGCGTGCGCTTCGATCGCATCACCCCCGCGCCCTTCTTCCTCGATATCGGCACCACCGAGAACATCGTGGTCAACGCCAATGGCGGCGACGACGTCATCACGGCCGGCAACGGTCTCGCCGTCCACGTGAAGCTGACCCTGGACGGCGGCGCGGGCAACGACACCATCACCGGCAGCGACGGCGCGGATATGCTGATCGGCGGCGATGGCAATGACCTTATCATTGGCGGTCGGGGTAATGACACGGCCATGCTTGGTGCCGGCGACGACACGTTCGTCTGGAATCCCGGCGATGGCAACGACACCGTCGAGGGCCAGGACGGCACCGATACGCTGCAGTTCAACGGCGCCAACATCGCCGAGAATATCAACATCACGGCCAATGGCGCCCGCGGACGCTTCACCCGCGACGTCGCCAATATCACGATGGACACCAACGGCGTCGAGCGCGTCAACTTCGCGGCCCTCGGCGGCGCCGACAACATCACGGTCGGCGATCTGAGCAATACCGGCATCAAGCAGGTTGCGCTCGACCTGAGCGCGACGCTCGGCAGCGGCACCGGCGACGGTGCGGCCGATCAGGTGACGGTCACCGGCACCGGCTGCAACGACCAGATCCAGGTGGTGGCCGGTGCCGGCAGTTCCGTGACGGTCAGCGGATTGGCGGCGCAGGTTTCCATCACCGGCGTGGAAAGCGCCAACGACGTGCTGACGGTCAACGCCGGCGCCGGCAACGACGTCATCAATGCCCAGACCGCATCCATCAAGCTCGTCATCGACGGCGGTGCCGGCAACGACACCATCACCGGCGGCCGAGGCGCCGACACTTTTATCGGCGGCACCGGCAACGACACCGTTGTCTGGAATCCCGGCGAGGGCAGCGATGTCGTCGAAGGCGGAACGGGTACGGACACGCTGGTCTTCAACGGCTCCAACGCCGGCGAGCTGATGGACATCTCGGCCAATGGCGGCCGGACGCGGCTTATCCGCGACGTCGGCGGCATCGTCATGGATCTCAACGCCGTCGAGAAAATACAGCTCAACGCCCTGGGAAGCGCCGACACCATCACGGTCAACGATCTGGCCGGCACCGGCGTCACGCAGGTGGCGATCGACCTCGGCGCCACGCCCGGTGCCCCGGGTGGTGACAGCCAGCCGGACACCGTGATCGTCAACGGCACCGTCGGCAACAACGCCATCAGCGTCGTCAAGAGCGGCGGATCGCTGGTTGTGAATGGCCTGGCCGAGCAGGTAACGATCGCGAACGCCGAAGCCGGCGACGCGCTGGTGATCAACGGCGGCCAGGGCAACGACACCATCGATGCCTCCACGATCGCGGCCGGCGCGGTCAAGTTGACGCTCAACGGCGGCGTCGGCGACGATGTCATCAAGGGCAGCGCCGGCGATGACCTCGTCTTCGGCGGTAGCGGCAACGACACGGCGTTGCTGGGCGCCGGCAACGACACCTTCGTCTGGAATCCAGGCGACGGCAACGATACCGTCGAGGGTCAGGCCGGTATGGATACGCTCTTGTTCAACGGCGCAAACATCAGCGAGAACATTGATATCTCGGCCAATGGCAGCCGCGCGCGGCTGACACGTAACGTCGCCGGCATCGTCATGGACCTCAACGGTGTCGAGAACATCCAGCTCAATACGTTGGCTGGTGTCGACCTCATCACGGTCAACGATCTGACCGGAACCAACGTCACTCAGGTCAATCTCGACCTGGGCGGCAATGACGGGGCGGAGGACACGGTCGTCATCAACGCAACCAACAGCGACGATGTGATCACAGTCACCAACAATAATGGTGTCATCACGGTGTCAGGTCTCGCGGAGGACGTGACGATCAAGGGGTTCGAGGCCAATGATCGCATCGTGATCAATGGCCTCGGCGGCGACGATATCATTGAGGCGTCGGGAATGGGAACGGGCATCTTGCTCACCGCCAATGGTGGCGACGGCGATGACGTCCTGGTTGGCGGTCCCGGCAATGACATTCTGACAGGTGGCGCGGGCGACGATGTCCTGCTTGGCGGCGCCGGGCAGGACGTGCTCGACGGCGGGCCTGGCGACAACATCGTCATTCAGGATAGCGGCTTCAGCTTCCTGCCTCCGGCCGCTCCGGCGGAGAGCGCTTCGATGTCGGATGCCGCGAGTGCCGCTCTGCTCGGGCAGTTCATGGCATCGAGCTTCGTCACGGCGGGCGAGGGCCATGGTGAGATGCCGATTGCCGATCCGCAAGCCGGTCAGCAGCCGGCGTTGGCAATGCCGCAGCACGCGTAA
- a CDS encoding type I secretion system permease/ATPase — protein MSAETNSTRRVDSGLEALVTLLHFQGVAADRQQIRHRFGTDKIGASEILRCAKALGLKARACRTDWSRLARMPLPAIASLRDGGFMVVAKADDEKVLVQSPTESRPTLMTKAELLAIWDGGLILMTRRAGLSDVTRRFDITWFLGAIHKYRHLLGEVLVASFFLQIFALVSPLFFQVVIDKVLVHRSLSTLDVLIIGLVAISMFETVLGILRTYLFSHTTNRIDVELGARLFNHLLALPMAYFQARRVGDSVARVRELENIRNFLTSSALTLAIDLLFTFVFLAVMFAYSPLLTWIVLGSFPFYIAISAGVTPLFRRRLDEKFRRGAENQAFLVESVTGIETLKAMAVEPQMQRHWEEQLAGYVAASFRVLCLGNTASQMVQFVSKVASAGILYFGARQVIDGGLSVGELVAFSMLSGRVSAPVLRLAQVWQDFHQARLSVLRLGDILNTTAEPTYSAGRTQLPAIRGNITFDHVTFRYRVDGQQVLHDVSFDVPAGQMVGIVGPSGSGKSTFAKLVQRLYVPESGRVLIDGMDLAMADPAGLRRQIGVVLQENVLFNRSVRENIALSDPAMPMERVIAAATLAGAHEFILELPEGYDTIVGERGSTLSGGQRQRIAIARALIADPRILIFDEATSALDYESERIIQQNMKEIAKGRTVLIIAHRLSTVRSADRIVTIERGRLVEDGTHDALVKTGGRYAALHRMQGGIYEVG, from the coding sequence ATGAGCGCTGAAACCAACAGCACGCGACGAGTCGACTCGGGACTCGAAGCTCTCGTGACGTTGTTGCATTTCCAGGGCGTCGCGGCCGATCGCCAGCAGATCAGGCATCGGTTCGGAACGGACAAGATTGGCGCATCGGAGATTCTCCGGTGCGCCAAGGCTCTCGGATTGAAGGCCCGGGCCTGCCGCACCGATTGGTCGCGGCTTGCCAGGATGCCCTTGCCCGCGATTGCGAGCTTGCGCGACGGCGGCTTCATGGTGGTTGCCAAGGCCGACGACGAGAAAGTTCTGGTTCAGTCGCCGACGGAATCCAGGCCCACCTTGATGACGAAGGCCGAGCTTCTCGCCATCTGGGACGGCGGCTTGATCCTGATGACACGCCGCGCCGGATTATCCGATGTCACCCGACGCTTCGACATCACCTGGTTTCTCGGTGCGATCCACAAATACCGGCATCTTTTGGGGGAAGTGCTGGTCGCGTCGTTCTTCTTGCAGATATTCGCGCTGGTATCGCCGCTGTTCTTCCAGGTGGTCATCGACAAGGTGCTGGTGCATCGCTCGCTGAGCACCCTCGACGTGCTGATCATCGGCCTGGTGGCGATCTCGATGTTCGAGACCGTGCTGGGCATCCTGCGAACCTATCTGTTCTCACATACCACCAACCGCATCGACGTCGAACTCGGAGCGCGCCTGTTCAATCATCTGCTGGCCCTGCCGATGGCCTATTTCCAGGCGCGTCGCGTCGGCGATTCGGTCGCGCGGGTGCGCGAACTTGAGAACATCCGCAATTTCCTTACCAGTTCGGCCCTGACGCTGGCGATCGACCTGCTGTTCACCTTCGTATTTCTGGCGGTCATGTTCGCCTATTCGCCGCTGCTGACCTGGATCGTGCTCGGCTCGTTCCCGTTTTACATCGCGATCTCGGCCGGCGTGACGCCGCTGTTCAGGCGGAGGCTCGACGAGAAATTTCGGCGCGGCGCCGAGAATCAGGCTTTTCTGGTCGAGAGCGTGACCGGGATCGAAACGCTCAAGGCGATGGCGGTCGAGCCGCAGATGCAGCGGCACTGGGAAGAACAGCTTGCCGGTTACGTCGCGGCGAGCTTCCGGGTCTTGTGTCTCGGCAATACTGCTAGCCAGATGGTGCAGTTCGTCAGCAAGGTCGCCAGCGCGGGTATTCTGTATTTCGGTGCCAGGCAGGTGATCGACGGCGGCCTGTCGGTCGGTGAACTCGTGGCCTTCAGCATGCTGTCCGGGCGGGTCAGCGCGCCGGTATTGCGTCTCGCGCAGGTTTGGCAAGATTTTCACCAGGCGCGGCTGTCGGTCCTCAGACTGGGCGACATCCTCAACACGACGGCTGAACCGACCTATTCGGCTGGGCGCACCCAGTTGCCCGCGATCCGCGGCAACATCACCTTCGACCACGTGACATTCCGCTATCGCGTCGACGGACAGCAGGTGCTGCATGACGTCAGTTTCGATGTGCCGGCCGGGCAAATGGTCGGCATCGTCGGGCCTTCAGGATCTGGCAAGAGCACGTTCGCGAAGCTGGTGCAGCGGCTCTATGTGCCGGAAAGCGGGCGCGTCCTGATTGACGGCATGGATCTCGCGATGGCGGACCCCGCCGGGCTACGCCGCCAGATAGGCGTCGTCCTGCAGGAAAACGTGCTGTTCAACCGCTCGGTGCGCGAGAATATCGCGCTCAGCGATCCGGCCATGCCGATGGAGCGCGTCATCGCTGCGGCGACGCTGGCGGGGGCGCATGAGTTCATCCTCGAACTGCCTGAAGGCTACGATACCATTGTCGGTGAGCGGGGCTCGACCCTCTCCGGCGGCCAGCGCCAGCGTATTGCGATAGCCCGCGCGCTGATCGCCGATCCGCGCATCCTGATCTTCGACGAGGCCACAAGTGCGCTCGACTACGAGAGTGAGCGCATCATTCAGCAGAACATGAAAGAGATCGCCAAGGGACGAACCGTTTTGATCATCGCGCATCGGCTCTCCACCGTGCGATCAGCGGATCGCATCGTCACGATCGAACGCGGTCGCCTGGTCGAGGACGGCACCCACGACGCTCTGGTCAAGACCGGCGGCCGTTATGCGGCGCTGCATCGGATGCAGGGAGGAATCTATGAAGTCGGTTAG
- a CDS encoding HlyD family type I secretion periplasmic adaptor subunit: MKSVSRALPVKQTQIVVPFKRVQERRGDELAFLPAALEIMETPPSPVGRLTVIIIIFLFGAAVIWSWWGTIDIVASATGKIVPSGRTKVIQPFETGVVRAIRVQDGQAVKAGEVLIELDPTVNAAERDHLHNDLLAEKLNTARLRAALAAVDDREADFTPPAGADPILVSAQRQLLLNQVTEHRAKIAALARQQAQKEAEQATTGATIHKLEAMIPVVQQRVDIRKTLMEKELSSKISYFEVLQLLVEQQEELSVQKSHLQEAEAAVAAIRETRGQAVAEYRRALSDELAKAEQKASGLAQDLIKAERKTGLQQLASPVDGVVQQLAIHTVGGVVTPAQALLVIVPRDSRLEIEAMVSNRDIGFVHPGQQAEIKIDTFNFTRYGLLRGEVLGVSQDAIIRDQPQDRPGDRRVGAQNDTSEPKGQELNYSARVSLDRAKMRVDDRMVDLSPGMAVTVEIKTGSRTILSYLLSPLLRYQQDVLRER; this comes from the coding sequence ATGAAGTCGGTTAGCCGCGCCTTGCCCGTCAAGCAGACGCAAATCGTCGTTCCGTTCAAGCGCGTGCAGGAGCGGCGCGGTGACGAACTCGCGTTCCTGCCGGCCGCACTGGAGATCATGGAGACGCCGCCATCGCCGGTCGGCCGTTTGACCGTGATAATCATCATTTTTCTGTTCGGCGCGGCGGTGATCTGGTCCTGGTGGGGAACGATCGACATCGTGGCGTCGGCGACCGGCAAAATCGTGCCGAGCGGCCGCACCAAGGTGATCCAGCCGTTCGAGACCGGCGTGGTCCGCGCCATTCGGGTGCAGGACGGACAGGCCGTCAAAGCCGGCGAGGTGCTGATCGAGCTCGATCCGACCGTCAACGCGGCTGAGCGCGACCACCTGCACAACGATCTCCTCGCCGAAAAACTCAACACTGCGCGGCTGCGCGCGGCGCTCGCGGCCGTGGACGATCGCGAGGCCGACTTCACGCCGCCTGCCGGCGCGGACCCGATACTGGTCAGCGCGCAGCGCCAACTCTTGCTCAACCAGGTGACGGAGCACCGCGCCAAGATCGCCGCGCTGGCGCGGCAGCAGGCGCAGAAGGAAGCCGAACAGGCCACCACGGGGGCCACCATCCACAAGCTCGAGGCCATGATCCCGGTGGTCCAGCAGCGCGTCGATATTCGCAAGACCTTGATGGAAAAGGAGCTGAGTTCGAAGATCAGCTATTTCGAGGTTTTGCAGTTGCTGGTCGAACAGCAGGAGGAACTCAGCGTTCAGAAGAGTCATCTGCAGGAAGCCGAGGCCGCCGTGGCGGCTATTCGCGAGACGCGCGGCCAGGCGGTGGCAGAATACCGTCGCGCGTTATCAGACGAACTCGCAAAGGCCGAGCAAAAGGCAAGCGGGCTTGCCCAGGACCTGATCAAGGCTGAACGGAAGACCGGACTTCAGCAGCTTGCTTCACCGGTTGATGGCGTGGTGCAGCAGCTCGCGATCCACACGGTCGGCGGCGTCGTCACGCCCGCACAGGCCCTGCTGGTGATCGTTCCCCGCGATAGCCGGCTCGAAATCGAGGCGATGGTCTCGAACCGCGACATCGGCTTTGTCCATCCCGGCCAGCAAGCCGAGATCAAGATCGATACCTTCAATTTCACCCGCTATGGCCTGCTGCGCGGTGAGGTTCTCGGCGTTTCGCAGGACGCCATCATCCGCGACCAGCCACAGGACCGCCCCGGCGATCGACGGGTAGGAGCACAGAACGACACCAGCGAACCGAAGGGGCAGGAGCTGAACTACAGCGCGCGCGTATCGCTCGACCGTGCCAAAATGCGGGTCGACGACCGGATGGTCGATTTGTCGCCGGGCATGGCAGTGACGGTGGAAATCAAGACGGGATCGCGCACCATCCTGAGCTATCTGCTCTCGCCGCTACTTCGCTATCAGCAGGATGTTCTGCGCGAACGGTGA